The region AAAAagtcaaataatatatattatataatgaaGGAGTTTAACacttaaaaagaaagaagaaataaaCTAATTTCCTTCATCATGCCAAGAGCCATTGAATATGAAAAAGAACAGGGGGATATGGAAAGAGAAGTGTGTATGTTCAGTTTACTATGCCTCTATCAGAATTAGAAATATGAACCTTTTAGAATAATTAATCCCTTTGGATGTGGGCTTATTGGAGCTTACCTACTAGAAAATGCACTAAATAAGTTCGAAAAAGTGATCTTTGGTCTGCATCCAAAAGGTAGAATGTCCAGATTGATGCCACAGTCTCAACCTATTCTTCACTTTGCAAATTTGTTTTCTCCATTTATTTACTCACTTTTGTTGGAGATAGGATAGGATTAAGGCCCtctttggaagagcttatttgagcttatcttgaaaatagcttatgatcTACCTATaaactgttttgagcttattttcataagttgttcGATTAACTAATGAAAAAGAGCGTATGCTAAACTTATTCTTAGCTTATTCCAATATGTTTTTCAAgctagcttatgaataagtgttCGTGCGATAATCACTTATAGTCATAACTCAAGcccttaattaagttgtttacacAAACACGCcctaaataaaatgaaatggaACAGTTAACAATGAAACTTGACAACATAAGCTGTTATGCCACACTCACTGCCAAATTGTGACAATAATCAAACTATATGTCATAATTACAGAAAGCATGTTTTACATTTGCAGAAAGCAAAGCATGATAAACTACAAACCCCAAATCGTTCATGAAATATATCAACAGCAGACTTGACATTGCGTGTAATCAATCCCCGAAGGCGACAAAGGTCAGCAGCACCTGCAGTGCAGTACGAGAATCGAAATGAGCACCGCATGAACAAGAGAAGAGAACGAAACAACAATGAAAATGGTGGGGGAAGGAAGGGTATAGACATAGTATACCAGGCATGATTTGGAGATGAAGAAGAGCTTGGCGCTTGAAATCAGCGATGGTGTCATAGGCCTGTTGCTGTTGGTGTTGAAGCCATCGGTCGATATGAGACAAGTTGTCGATACCGGAGGGGCTCTGGGCTTTGATGCGGCGATACTCATCGTCACCGAGGACAGCACGGTACATGTCGAAAACGACGCCCCTGAGGCGCgttttggtggtggtggcggtgtaTCGTGGGAGTGTGGAGGTGGCAGAGAGGAAGAGGAAAGCCCTTGTGGCCGTGGACAGCATCGAGCTGAAAGGTTTAGTGTGTTGTGCAAGAATCTGAGTATAGAGACACGATTTCTTAAGGGACAAAGTGACGAAAGGAAACTTGGAGCTTGTCCATTGTCCCATTGAAGAACAGCTTGCTGATTTGTTAAACctctgagagagagagagctgaaAGGTTTAGTGTGTTGTGCAGGAAGCTGAGTGAGTATAGTGTCTATAGCTACTGTTCTGAATTAGTAGGGAGTATTGGAAATAAATAGTGTAATTCCGGGGTAGCTATGTAATAATAGATAATAATCATGTTTTGAAATGTAACCCTCTTGTAACACTCATTAAAAGGGCACTCAATTTCAGAATCATTCTCTCTTGCATTCAATTCTATTAATTTCTGTTTAGTgtaatttctctctctttctcattgACTGTGATTAATGCTAAACCCTAGCATTAATACTTGATGATTGAAGTGTGTTAATGGTGTTCTAGAAAGTTTGATCATATTGTTACTACCATAGAGGAATCGAAGGATCTTGAAAGCATCAAGATTGATGAGTTGCAAGGATCACTTGAAGCACATGAGATGAGGTTGAATCTGAGGGATTCTGAGAGAGATGGTGAGCAAGCCATGTATGCTCGTGGAAATTTCAGTAAGAGAAATTGGAATCACAAAGGAAAATCCTCCAAATCGAAATCTTGGAAGGGTGAAGAGTCAGGGCAAGCTTCAAAtcatgaagaagatggcgaCTCAAAGAAGAAGTGGGATTCTAAGGAGAAAGGACAGGataaggagaagatgaagaaagggaAGAACAAGAAGCAAAATTTTCAGTGCTTCTCTTGCAAGAAATATGGTCACTACTCCTATGAAtgcaagaacaagaagaaagggaacaagcaaggtgttgaggaTCAAGCCTATTCTGCTCGAGATGATGATTCAGATTCAGAACAGGTATTATTTGTTGTTCCTGATGATACTTTTCTAGTTAGTTATGTCAAAACTCCTACAGATCCTAAAATTCTTAGTGATGAGGTGAGTAACTCAGCTGTTAATTCGACTAGTAGTTCTCATAGGGTTGATGAAAATACTTGGTATTTGGACTCAGGATGCTCTTCTCATATGACAGGTCACTAAGATTGGTTTGTTGACCTTGATGAGAAGAGAACTAGTAGTGTTAGATTTGCTGACAATAGCACTATTGTAGTTGCTGGTGTTGGAAAAATTCTTGTGAAGAAAAGAAATGGTAGGCAAGCAGTTATTCCTGATGTTTTGTATGTGCCCAGTGTGAAGCATAATTTGATTAGCTTAGGGCAACTAATTGAGAAAGGTTACTCTCTGAAGACTAGAGAGAAGAAATTGTCGGTGTTAGATCCAAGGAGGAGATTGATTCTTCAGTCAGAGTTATCAGCTAACAGGACATTTCGTGTGGATCTAAACACTATTAGTTCTCAGTGTTTGTCAGCTAAGAGTATGAGTTCTGATTGGCTATGGCATTTGAGGTATGGACATTTGCACTTCAAAGGGTTATATCAACTTCATCATGAGGGAATGGTTAAAGGTTTGTCATTGGTTAAGGCCTCTGGTCAGGTTTGTGAGGGATGCTTGCTCAACAAGCAACCCAGGAATTCATTTGTGGAGAATAAGCCAATGGTGTCCAAGGGAAGACTTGATGTAGTGTGTTCTGATGTGTGTGGTCCTTATGAAGTGTCATCTTCAGGAGGGAACAAATACTctgcatcttttttttttgaaactgagaAATGGGTCCTGAAATAAAAGAGATTTCATATGGGAGAAGAAAGAAGGAGGAGAAAGAAGAATGGAGGATGAAGTGACACATTGGATTCAGTAGAATAGTAACCAATCAGCGAATGTCTATACATTTTGGGACTAAGATCTTTTCCTGAATGTATATCCTATGGATTGCCCATGTCTAAGAAACAAccacttttatttttttcaaaaaaaatcaacacCTAGAAGtattaaattgattttttgagAAGCAGATAATTTTAGCATACATTTAAACATGACACGATATGAAGTACACCATATAATATTCCAACAAAAAAGATTTAGAGAAAGCCAAAATGTATTAAAGATTACATAATCACCCCCAAAAACATCATGCAATACCCAGAAATATCCAATTGCACCTCTCAAACATCTAAACCTGTGAACCTGAACCACAAGTAATGATTTGCTTTAATTAGTTCTCTGCAGAATTGTTTGCAGCCAGATCCAAACTTTGCTACTTTCTTGGGTTTTTCAGGTGCAAGTATCTGAGAGTCTTTTTTCCATATGTGCCCATTAAGGTCCATGGAGCTTTCCCATGCTTACGAACAAATGGTGCAACCTCTGCTGGAATCCCcctattgaaagaaaaaaatagaaatcagTGATAAATATTCATCATAGGAAGCATATGAAACAGAGAATATACTCTGAATAAGAATGAAAATGATAAGTTGATTTTCTCTACAAAGTTCTCCCTCCGTCCCCATTTATAAGACCCCTTAACAGTAATATGCTATAATATTTATGTTGAGTAATTGTGCAATGTGCAATTTGAAAAAGCCCCCCAAGAAACAAACCAGCTTGGATGTCCATGGCATGCTCTTATGCCTTCTATTTCACACTCACATACACAGTAGATGGGTAATAGAAGCCCACAAATAAAGTTCTAAATTAAATCCCATGTTAGCTAAGACCACCAATCAAAGGTCATCAACAAATGATATGCTACTCTTTTCCCTAGATTTGGTTTCATGTTTACACTACTTACAAAGAAGGGataaaaatggctcactttctCCATCATCGACATTCCAGTGCCACCACACCGCAATACATCTTCCCTCCGTACATAAGCCAAACAGACTCGTGCTCCCATTCTCCATAATAGATACATCTTgtcatcttcttccttttcaaTATCCAAGTGCTTCTTGGAGACCAATTGCACAAGGTTCATTGTGAAAAGAGAACCACAAGTTAAATCCACCAAGGTCTGAGAAGAGTTCCCTGAAATAGAACAGAAAAGTAATTAACCATCCTAAGCTCAGAaaacaattaaaataaaagataggAAAAAATACATTCAGATGCTGTTGAAGGAGTTGAGATGAAATAGGAGATGAAAGCTTAGATACTAAAACTCTCATGTCCTCATCATTCTAAATGCGGTCTTTAATAATTGAGCTTAATTTCATGGAAACATCATCATTTAAAGAAAATAACCAAAAGGAGGAAGAGAAAAGAGTTCAATATATAAGAGGTCAGCTATATAACTCTACCACAAGAATACCTCTTCTTGATTGCTATAGCTTGCCAACTTTCAAAGGCTTAAATTTAGTAGTTAAAACATAAGAATTGGAATCCTAGAATTCTAACATCTTGCAATATCAAGCTTAGCTCAACCACTGCAGACCAAGTCTATTTCATGTCACCATTGCATTTATTATCACTTCCATGTTcttttgaagaggaaaaaggaataAGGAAAACTACATTAACCAATAAACTGAACATGTGACAGAGGAAAAAGAAGTGGTTGTAGAAGTTCCAGAAGACTAAATACAGAGAGAGATAAGTACACAATAAGTGAATCACCATAGAGATATATTCCCCTTAATTGAATTTTTTCCATAAGTTAAAATAAGTCGATAAGTCACCTTTAAATCCATAGAGATACGTCCTTAACCCAAACACAGTAGAATGAttacaaatcaaaattatatattttgttttatcCCGCTTGGTATATAAAAACAGAAACTATTAAATTATGAGTGCAATAATAATTCCTCAAGCCAATATTCAAATCTAAATCCTTATCAACAATCGGTAACAATTTTAAGTCATTAGAAACCAACGACCATACACTACCAAACACACTGAGATGGGGTTAAAGCACATTTGTTCGGAACAATCCAACACCAAACGCAACCATTAACTCCATATATTTTCTGGAACTTACTACTGCAATGAAACCACACCTATACTTCCAAGTCATATGCATCATAAACAACATGGACTAAAAAGAATGCACAGAaaacagaaaattaaaatatagtTGGTTCATGGATTAAAAGTCATGCTTATAAAGACATCAAAAAATAGTGAAGACAGCGAAGATAATGAGAAGACTTGAATGCTGCAACTGTGCAACACAGAAACCAACCCTTTTCTTAATCAGATTGAGCAGGTCCACCAAAATCCACTTTTTAACCATCATCATGCAAAGATCCAAGCAGTAGATAACCTTGGAAGTTGGAAATAGTATCATAATGAGACAGGAAAATTAGAGCTCATGATAGCAAAATGATATCTTATAGCAATATAGCTTCCCTCTGAAAGGTGGGAATCGTGGAAAACAAAATAGTGCCAGTGAAATTAACCCAAAATCTACTCAATAGGAAATACTTGAGTGGGCTATCAGTAAACTATGAATTTCAGAAAATTATCTGCCTTGGGAAATGAACTGTATTTATCAGCAGAGTAAAATGTGATGTGTTTTAATTTGCACTTAAAACCACTGAATCAAATGTTAGAAGTAAATAAGAAATCTTATAATCTCAATATGACTAGAAAAGAGGGCTTAACTCTTTGCTTCAGTAATTAAACAGACAGAGCCCGAGAATAATCATCTTTAACCATTTTTATGAGTTGCAGTCTTAAACGGAACTGCAGAAGGACTCATGAGGTGCTATTTGGTgtttgtttaatgtttggacAGAATTAAAGCTGACCACAGTTCATCCCAAGTATATAATAGTTATTTATGAGGTAGGTCCTCTTTTCTAGAGACACTACAATCAGAAAACTGCAAGTATATGTCACAATTGAGATAGAGATACCCAAAAACACACGACTGGTTATTCACATTCATTTA is a window of Lotus japonicus ecotype B-129 chromosome 5, LjGifu_v1.2 DNA encoding:
- the LOC130720928 gene encoding haloacid dehalogenase-like hydrolase domain-containing protein At2g33255, translated to MGQWTSSKFPFVTLSLKKSCLYTQILAQHTKPFSSMLSTATRAFLFLSATSTLPRYTATTTKTRLRGVVFDMYRAVLGDDEYRRIKAQSPSGIDNLSHIDRWLQHQQQQAYDTIADFKRQALLHLQIMPGAADLCRLRGLITRNVKSAVDIFHERFGITFSPALSREFRPYKPDPAPQLHICSLWEVQPNEVIMIGDSLKDDVSDSFPDNVIDSVHFHGL
- the LOC130720914 gene encoding uncharacterized protein LOC130720914 isoform X2, which gives rise to MEPLWAENSTHQHSCIHRKSNPRFCSGNSSQTLVDLTCGSLFTMNLVQLVSKKHLDIEKEEDDKMYLLWRMGARVCLAYVRREDVLRCGGTGMSMMEKGDSSRGCTICS
- the LOC130720914 gene encoding uncharacterized protein LOC130720914 isoform X1, which encodes MEPLWAENSTHQHSCIHRKSNPRFCSGNSSQTLVDLTCGSLFTMNLVQLVSKKHLDIEKEEDDKMYLLWRMGARVCLAYVRREDVLRCGGTGMSMMEKVSHFYPFFGDSSRGCTICS